A genomic segment from Ornithorhynchus anatinus isolate Pmale09 chromosome 16, mOrnAna1.pri.v4, whole genome shotgun sequence encodes:
- the GPR161 gene encoding G-protein coupled receptor 161: MSGRPGNLSAPAGDAGAVIVAEAIAIIVIAVSVCLGNLVIVVTLYRKSYLLTLSNKFVFSLTLSNFLLSVLVLPFVATSSIRRQWIFGVVWCNFSALLYLLISAASMLTLGIIAIDRYYAVLYPMVYPMKITGNRAVLALAYIWLHALIGCLPPLFGWSALEFDEFKWMCVAAWHRAAGYTAFWLVWCALPPFLVMLVCYGFIFRVARVKARKVHCGTVVLAEGAGRRDGRKSSSASTSSAGSRRPGPPGAVFSSASQCKALVTVLVVVGAFALTWGPYAVLIASEALRGPNSAAPALETLATWLSFTSAVCHPLIYGLWNKTVRKELLGMCFGDRYYREPFVRCQRNSRLFSISNRITDLGLSPHLTALVAGGQPLGHSSSSTGDTGFSYSQDSGTDVMLLEDYHSDEASHPPAVFPPRRKSSVTFEDEVEQIKEAARNSVVHVRAEVHKSLDSYAASLARAIEADAKISLFGGEALLGVPGPGRTVAGGGLGGRRGSRTLAGQRLQLQSIDEGSA, encoded by the exons ATGAGCGGCCGCCCGGGGAACCTCAGCGCGCCCGCCGGGGACGCCGGGGCCGTCATCGTGGCCGAGGCCATCGCCATCATAGTCATCGCCGTCTCCGTCTGCCTGGGCAACCTGGTGATCGTGGTCACCCTCTATCGCAAGTCCTACCTCCTGACGCTCAGCAACAAGTTCGTCTTCAGCCTGACCCTCTCCAACTTCCTGCTGTCCGTGCTGGTGCTGCCCTTCGTCGCCACCAGCTCCATCCGGCGCCAGTGGATCTTCGGGGTCGTCTGGTGCAACTTCTCCGCCCTCCTCTACCTGCTCATCAGCGCGGCCAGCATGCTGACCCTGGGCATCATCGCCATAGACCG GTACTACGCCGTGCTGTACCCCATGGTGTACCCCATGAAGATCACCGGGAACCGGGCGGTGCTGGCCCTGGCCTACATCTGGCTGCACGCCCTGATCGGGTGCCTGCCGCCGCTCTTCGGCTGGTCGGCCCTGGAGTTTGACGAGTTCAAGTGGATGTGCGTGGCCGCCTGGCACCGGGCGGCGGGCTACACGGCCTTCTGGCTGGTCTGGTGCGCCCTGCCGCCCTTCCTGGTCATGCTGGTCTGCTACGGCTTCATCTTCCGGGTGGCCCGGGTCAAGGCCCGCAAGGTGCACTGCGGCACGGTGGTCCTGGCCgagggggccggccggcgggACGGCCGCAAGAGCTCCAGCGCCTCCACCTCGTCGGCGGGCAGCCggaggcccggcccgcccggcgccGTCTTCTCCTCGGCCAGCCAGTGCAAGGCCCTGGTCACCGTGCTGGTGGTCGTCGGGGCCTTCGCGCTCACCTGGGGGCCCTACGCGGTGCTCATCGCCTCCGAGGCGCTCCGCGGCCCCAACAGCGCGGCCCCGGCCCTGGAGACCCTGGCCACCTGGCTGTCCTTCACCAGCGCCGTCTGCCACCCGCTCATCTACGGGCTCTGGAATAAGACGGTGCGGAAGGAGCTGCTGGGCATGTGCTTCGGGGACCGCTATTACCGGGAGCCTTTCGTGCGGTGCCAGAGGAACTCCCGCCTCTTCAGCATCTCCAACAGGATCACAG acctgggcctctCGCCCCACCTGACGGCCCTGGTGGCGGGCGGGCAGCCCCTGGGCCACAGCAGCAGTAGCACCGGGGACACCGGCTTCAGCTACTCTCAGGACTCAG GAACAGACGTGATGCTGCTGGAAGATTATCATTCCGACGAGGCCTCTCACCCGCCCGCTGTTTTTCCTCCGCGGAGGAAGAGCTCCGTGACGTTTGAGGATGAAGTGGAACAGATTAAAG aGGCCGCCAGGAACTCGGTCGTGCACGTGCGAGCGGAAGTGCACAAGTCCCTGGACAGCTACGCGGCCAGCCTGGCCAGAGCCATCGAGGCCGACGCCAAGATCAGCCTGTTCGGAGGCGAGGCCCTGCTGggcgtcccgggccccgggcggacGGTCGCGGGGGGTGGgctcgggggccggcggggcagcAGGACCCTCGCGGGCCAGAGGCTGCAGCTGCAGAGCATCGACGAAGGCAGCGCCTGA